One Phycisphaerae bacterium RAS2 DNA window includes the following coding sequences:
- a CDS encoding lipoprotein signal peptidase → MSADASTILTAPAAPTTAEQIEPWAMGHVPSHVRLWIATIVGLVADLWTKAWAFQRYDADDSIELIRNLCSLRLSLNPGALFGIGAGLAPIFVGASVLALLFVLYLFANSGAKRWTMHVALGCVLAGALGNLYDRTTQSAYVAYYPDRGRIVGALISETPNAITLGDFPTGANPRTYPKPPADGKSGLQPVVRDFIQIEAKIGNLALWPWIFNIADALLVIGVGVLLIHFWRDHKDAQPAPHP, encoded by the coding sequence ATGTCTGCCGACGCATCCACGATCCTGACGGCTCCGGCCGCGCCCACCACGGCCGAACAGATCGAACCGTGGGCCATGGGCCACGTGCCCAGCCACGTCCGGCTGTGGATCGCGACAATTGTCGGACTCGTCGCCGATCTGTGGACCAAGGCCTGGGCCTTCCAGCGCTACGATGCCGACGACAGCATCGAACTGATCCGAAACCTGTGCAGCCTGCGGCTTTCGCTCAACCCCGGCGCGCTGTTCGGCATCGGCGCCGGCCTCGCGCCGATTTTTGTCGGCGCGTCGGTGCTGGCGCTCCTGTTCGTACTTTATCTCTTCGCCAATTCCGGTGCGAAGCGCTGGACGATGCACGTTGCCCTCGGCTGCGTTCTCGCCGGCGCACTGGGCAATCTCTACGATCGCACGACGCAATCCGCATACGTCGCGTACTATCCCGATCGTGGCCGCATCGTCGGCGCGCTGATTTCCGAGACGCCCAACGCGATCACGCTCGGCGATTTTCCCACCGGAGCCAATCCGCGCACCTATCCCAAGCCGCCGGCCGACGGTAAGAGCGGCCTGCAGCCGGTCGTTCGAGATTTCATTCAGATCGAAGCGAAGATCGGCAACTTGGCGCTGTGGCCGTGGATCTTCAACATCGCGGATGCGTTGCTTGTAATCGGCGTCGGCGTGCTGCTGATTCACTTTTGGCGCGATCACAAAGACGCGCAACCCGCGCCGCACCCGTGA
- the yocK gene encoding General stress protein 16O, producing the protein MDVGKRRNGTHKLNGKSARDGNGQHGSNGQHAGGNGSNGVSRRASAPGALSRRMPVAQSNPPMSAETPVPRSSLSTAELDRYRRMLLAKRDQLLGAVTHMENEALGKSRSESAGDLSQMPIHMADIGTDNYEQEFTLGLIANERETLKEIDEALVRIDAGTYGVCLGTHKPISKARLDARPWARYCIEYHRQQEQRGRSG; encoded by the coding sequence ATGGATGTGGGAAAGCGGCGTAATGGTACGCACAAGCTGAACGGGAAATCCGCCAGGGACGGCAACGGGCAACACGGTTCAAACGGTCAGCACGCCGGGGGGAACGGATCCAACGGGGTCTCTCGCCGCGCGAGCGCGCCCGGCGCGCTTTCGCGTCGCATGCCGGTCGCGCAGTCGAATCCGCCCATGTCCGCTGAAACACCGGTACCGCGTTCTTCGCTGTCGACGGCGGAGCTGGATCGCTATCGCCGGATGCTGCTCGCCAAGCGCGACCAGCTTCTCGGCGCCGTCACCCACATGGAGAACGAGGCCCTGGGCAAGAGCCGTTCCGAATCGGCCGGCGATCTCTCGCAAATGCCGATTCACATGGCCGACATCGGCACCGACAACTACGAACAGGAATTCACGCTAGGCCTCATCGCCAACGAGCGCGAGACGCTCAAGGAGATCGACGAGGCGCTTGTTCGGATCGACGCCGGCACGTACGGCGTCTGCCTCGGCACGCACAAGCCCATCAGCAAGGCCCGGCTCGATGCCCGACCCTGGGCGCGCTACTGCATCGAGTATCACCGCCAGCAGGAGCAGCGCGGCCGGAGCGGTTGA
- the tgt gene encoding Queuine tRNA-ribosyltransferase produces MSSTPVTHQAVAACSATRARTGRLHTPHGIIDTPVFMPVGTRGSVKGITPDMLRAAGAGILLANTYHLTLRPGEETVAALGGLHRFMGWDGPILTDSGGFQVFSLAVLTRADDEGVTFKSHIDGAAMRLDPARAVAIQEQLGADIIMAFDQCPALPATAESLETAVRRSIAWAGACKQAQQRSDQALFAIVQGGLDLDLRLHCLDALVNIGFPGYAVGGLSVGEHPDDMAALLRPFAHRMPADRPRYLMGVGRPLDIVRAVAAGIDMFDCVMPTRNGRNSFAFVDGGVLRLRNAKYRLDTRPLDESCDCYACRHFSRGYLRHLFLADEMLGPILVSLHNIAYYLRFMARIRSAIADGSFPRLLEACEAAAASPPTEEPE; encoded by the coding sequence ATGAGCTCCACCCCCGTCACCCATCAAGCCGTCGCCGCCTGCTCCGCCACCCGCGCGCGCACCGGACGCCTGCACACGCCGCACGGCATAATTGATACACCTGTATTCATGCCGGTCGGCACCCGCGGCTCGGTCAAGGGCATCACACCGGACATGCTCCGTGCCGCCGGCGCGGGCATTCTCCTCGCCAACACCTACCACCTGACCCTGCGGCCCGGCGAGGAAACCGTCGCCGCTCTGGGCGGCCTGCACCGCTTCATGGGATGGGACGGCCCCATCCTGACCGACTCCGGCGGCTTTCAGGTGTTTTCGCTCGCCGTGCTCACGCGCGCCGACGACGAGGGCGTCACGTTCAAGTCTCACATCGACGGTGCGGCGATGCGACTCGACCCGGCCCGGGCCGTCGCCATCCAGGAACAGCTCGGCGCCGACATCATCATGGCGTTCGACCAGTGCCCCGCCCTGCCCGCGACAGCCGAATCGCTCGAAACAGCCGTGCGCCGCTCCATCGCCTGGGCCGGCGCCTGCAAACAGGCCCAGCAGCGCAGCGACCAGGCGCTTTTTGCCATCGTGCAGGGCGGCCTTGATCTCGACCTGCGTCTCCATTGCCTTGACGCACTGGTGAACATCGGCTTCCCCGGCTACGCCGTCGGCGGCCTTTCGGTCGGCGAACATCCCGACGACATGGCGGCGCTCCTGCGGCCGTTCGCGCACCGCATGCCGGCCGATCGGCCGCGCTACCTGATGGGCGTTGGTCGCCCGCTGGACATCGTCCGCGCCGTCGCCGCCGGCATCGACATGTTTGATTGTGTGATGCCGACGCGGAACGGGCGAAACTCGTTTGCGTTTGTTGACGGCGGGGTGCTGCGCCTGCGCAATGCGAAGTACCGGCTCGACACGCGACCGCTCGACGAATCCTGCGATTGCTATGCGTGCCGCCATTTCTCTCGCGGCTACCTGCGGCACCTGTTCCTCGCGGATGAGATGCTCGGGCCGATTCTGGTGTCGCTGCACAACATCGCGTATTATCTGCGATTCATGGCGCGGATCCGCTCGGCCATCGCCGACGGTTCGTTTCCGCGCCTGCTCGAAGCCTGTGAAGCGGCCGCCGCATCGCCGCCGACCGAGGAACCGGAATGA
- a CDS encoding preprotein translocase subunit YajC yields MIELMSLLAQGTPATGSPAPAPGLSQMLFPLLLMGAVFYFLLIRPQSAEKKRRESMLSALKKNDRVVTAGGILGTVLNVKDDEVTLKVDESSNTKITFTRSAIQRVLGTEAAPAGATVEPAKK; encoded by the coding sequence ATGATTGAATTGATGTCGCTGCTCGCCCAGGGAACGCCTGCAACCGGTTCGCCCGCGCCGGCGCCGGGCCTGTCGCAGATGCTCTTTCCGCTGCTGCTCATGGGCGCGGTGTTTTACTTTCTCCTGATTCGCCCGCAGAGCGCGGAAAAGAAGCGCCGCGAGTCCATGCTCTCGGCCTTGAAAAAGAACGACCGCGTCGTCACCGCCGGCGGCATCCTCGGTACGGTGCTCAACGTCAAGGACGACGAAGTCACCCTCAAGGTCGATGAGTCCAGCAACACGAAAATCACTTTCACGCGATCAGCCATCCAGCGCGTGCTCGGCACCGAGGCCGCGCCAGCCGGCGCGACGGTCGAGCCGGCGAAGAAGTAG
- the pepF1_2 gene encoding Oligoendopeptidase F, plasmid, protein MLHELSNPRATDSASATAAGTPRAALTREQIDTRHKWNLADIFADDAAFEGAFKAVESELASFAARRGTLARSANDLRDALAVHDELGTRLERVVLYAGLSYHLDMSVSAAQGRWDRAHSLSTRAAEATSWMTPELIAAGREKINGWMASDPKLAVYRHMFDDLFRQQAHVLSEREEELLAMAGEIASAPESIFSRFTNTNLDFPVIRDEQDADVRLTPARYGSMLYSPYRRVRRDAFIGLHETYRAKINTLSATLSAQVKQHIFYARARRFGSCIEAALHRPNIPVAVYDNLIATIGRHLDKLHHYVALRKKLLKLDAVHGYDLYVPMIDAPREEIPYDDAMETVTQSLAVLGEDYTTVLREAAANRWIDVYETKDKRSGAYSWGSYRTHPYLLLNYQGTRNDRSTLAHELGHAMHSWYTVKSQPIVYGDYATFCAEVASTVNEVILDEYLFEHARTDAERLAVVQDQIESIRTTVLRQTMFAEYERMIHARAEGGEPLTGEWLCSAYRDLVAKYYGPALVIDDCLEVEGLRIPHFYRNFYVYTYATSHCAAVDIGRRIVAGDAAAVRGHKAFLSAGSSKYPLDVLALAGVDMTTPEPIERTMQWFGELLGKFESLAR, encoded by the coding sequence ATGCTCCATGAGCTTTCGAATCCTCGCGCGACGGATAGCGCATCCGCGACGGCGGCCGGCACCCCCAGGGCCGCATTGACGCGCGAACAGATCGACACTCGGCACAAATGGAATCTCGCGGACATCTTCGCGGACGACGCCGCGTTCGAGGGCGCGTTCAAGGCGGTGGAGTCCGAGCTGGCGTCCTTCGCCGCGCGGCGCGGCACGCTGGCGCGCAGCGCGAACGACCTGCGCGACGCACTCGCCGTTCACGACGAACTCGGCACGCGGCTTGAACGCGTCGTTCTCTATGCGGGCCTGTCGTATCACCTCGACATGTCGGTCAGCGCGGCCCAGGGCCGATGGGATCGCGCCCACTCGCTCTCCACGCGCGCCGCTGAAGCCACGAGCTGGATGACGCCGGAATTGATCGCCGCCGGCCGAGAGAAAATCAACGGCTGGATGGCATCCGATCCAAAGCTGGCCGTGTATCGTCACATGTTCGACGATCTGTTCCGCCAACAGGCGCATGTGCTTTCAGAGCGCGAGGAGGAATTGCTCGCGATGGCCGGCGAGATCGCCTCGGCCCCCGAGTCCATCTTCAGCCGCTTCACGAACACGAATCTCGACTTTCCGGTTATCCGCGACGAGCAGGACGCGGACGTGCGCCTGACCCCTGCGCGATACGGCTCGATGTTGTACTCACCGTATCGGCGAGTTCGGCGCGACGCCTTCATCGGCCTGCACGAAACCTATCGCGCCAAGATCAACACGCTTAGCGCGACGCTTTCGGCGCAGGTCAAGCAACACATTTTCTATGCTCGCGCAAGGCGGTTCGGCTCCTGCATCGAAGCCGCCTTGCATCGGCCGAACATTCCTGTCGCGGTGTATGACAATCTCATCGCCACAATCGGCCGACACCTCGACAAGTTGCACCATTACGTCGCCCTGCGGAAGAAACTGCTCAAACTTGACGCCGTGCATGGGTACGACCTGTACGTTCCCATGATCGACGCACCGCGCGAGGAGATTCCTTACGACGATGCGATGGAGACGGTCACGCAATCGCTCGCCGTGCTGGGCGAGGACTACACCACCGTGCTCCGCGAAGCGGCGGCGAATCGCTGGATTGATGTCTATGAGACGAAAGACAAGCGCAGCGGCGCGTACTCGTGGGGCAGTTATCGCACGCATCCGTACCTGCTGCTGAACTACCAGGGCACGCGCAACGACCGCTCGACGCTGGCTCACGAACTGGGCCACGCCATGCACTCGTGGTATACGGTGAAGTCGCAGCCGATCGTGTACGGCGATTACGCGACGTTTTGCGCCGAGGTGGCGTCCACCGTCAACGAAGTGATTCTGGACGAATACCTGTTCGAGCACGCACGGACCGACGCCGAGCGGTTGGCCGTGGTGCAGGATCAGATCGAAAGCATCCGCACGACGGTGCTGCGGCAGACGATGTTCGCCGAGTACGAGCGAATGATTCACGCCCGTGCCGAGGGCGGCGAACCGCTGACGGGCGAATGGCTGTGCAGCGCGTACCGCGACCTCGTGGCGAAGTACTACGGCCCCGCGCTGGTGATCGACGATTGCCTGGAAGTCGAAGGCCTGCGCATTCCCCATTTCTATCGCAACTTCTACGTCTATACCTACGCCACCAGCCACTGCGCGGCGGTCGATATCGGCCGCCGGATCGTCGCGGGTGACGCCGCAGCCGTGCGGGGCCACAAGGCGTTCCTCTCGGCCGGCAGCAGCAAGTACCCGCTGGACGTGCTGGCATTGGCCGGTGTGGACATGACGACCCCCGAGCCGATCGAGCGGACGATGCAGTGGTTTGGGGAGTTGCTCGGTAAGTTTGAATCGCTTGCGAGATGA
- the epsE_6 gene encoding Type II secretion system protein E, producing MPRLEITTQGKTRIVPFTGARLSIGRQPGNDVVLEDPAASRKHCVIESAGGAFKLVDLKSHNGTWIGENRVLEANIALGDSLRIGATFLRILPDEIAGAATKKVLPRAQLVEEVPEDLPQTSVDRDVVATTLAVRSMVSGPLAKQLATLMQSCVNVPPPEGAPQVARDIRLLNRKSETVAPSDKAGEALEALRQLLFAAFRVRATDIHIEPKPEVYSIRFRIDGLLHSVGDITAKMGVAVLNVIKILCEADISKRSVVQEGSFAAELPTRRVDFRVNLTPTLHGQKLALRFLDKGTVPGQFENLGMELDVVAELSRICSQDAGLIIIAGPTGSGKTTTLYTALQTIDAYTRNIVTIEDPVEYELSNTTQISIDPVHNLTFASVLSSVLRQDPDVILVGEIRDQETAKMAMQAATTGHLVLTTIHARDTIGTIFRLLDLGVEPFLVANSVTMCISQRLVRVLCPSCKRPFKPDTKTIRRLNLESRQFGDFYEAVGCKKCMNVGYRGRMALFETLLFSPQVRDVILTNPTIGELRKAAGEWMFHTLAGSGYRKVIEGVTTVEEVDRVASQG from the coding sequence ATGCCGCGGCTTGAAATCACAACGCAGGGCAAGACCCGGATTGTCCCGTTCACCGGGGCCCGGTTGAGCATCGGCCGCCAACCGGGCAACGATGTCGTGCTGGAGGACCCGGCCGCATCGCGCAAGCATTGTGTCATCGAGTCGGCCGGGGGCGCGTTCAAGCTGGTTGACCTCAAGAGCCACAACGGCACGTGGATCGGCGAGAATCGCGTGCTGGAGGCCAACATCGCGCTGGGTGATTCGTTGCGCATCGGCGCGACGTTTCTGCGCATCCTGCCCGATGAGATCGCCGGAGCGGCGACCAAGAAGGTGCTCCCGAGGGCGCAACTCGTTGAGGAAGTGCCGGAGGATCTGCCGCAGACATCGGTCGATCGGGACGTCGTGGCGACGACGCTGGCAGTGCGCTCGATGGTCAGCGGGCCGCTGGCGAAGCAACTGGCGACGCTGATGCAATCGTGCGTGAACGTGCCGCCGCCCGAGGGCGCGCCGCAGGTCGCGCGGGACATCCGTCTGCTGAATCGCAAGAGCGAAACGGTCGCGCCGTCGGACAAGGCGGGCGAGGCCCTGGAGGCGCTACGGCAGTTGCTCTTCGCCGCGTTTCGCGTGCGCGCAACGGACATTCACATCGAGCCGAAGCCCGAGGTGTACTCGATTCGCTTTCGCATCGACGGCCTGCTGCATTCGGTCGGCGATATCACCGCCAAGATGGGCGTCGCCGTTTTGAACGTTATTAAGATTCTGTGCGAGGCCGACATCTCCAAGCGCAGCGTTGTGCAGGAGGGGAGCTTCGCCGCCGAGCTGCCGACGCGGCGCGTCGACTTTCGCGTGAACCTGACGCCGACGCTGCACGGGCAGAAGCTGGCCTTGCGGTTTCTTGACAAGGGAACCGTGCCGGGCCAGTTTGAGAACCTCGGCATGGAGCTGGATGTCGTCGCCGAGTTGTCGCGCATCTGTTCGCAGGACGCGGGGTTGATCATCATCGCCGGCCCGACCGGCAGCGGAAAGACAACCACGCTCTACACCGCCCTTCAGACCATCGACGCCTACACGCGCAACATCGTGACGATTGAAGACCCGGTCGAATACGAACTTTCGAACACCACGCAGATTTCCATCGACCCGGTTCACAACCTGACGTTTGCTTCGGTCCTCTCCAGCGTCCTGCGGCAGGACCCCGACGTCATCCTGGTCGGCGAAATCCGCGATCAGGAAACCGCCAAAATGGCCATGCAGGCCGCCACCACCGGCCACCTCGTCCTCACCACCATCCACGCGCGCGACACGATCGGCACCATCTTCCGCCTGCTCGATCTGGGCGTCGAGCCGTTTCTTGTCGCCAACTCGGTCACGATGTGCATCAGCCAGCGCCTGGTGCGCGTGCTCTGCCCGTCGTGCAAGCGGCCGTTCAAGCCGGATACGAAAACGATTCGCCGGCTGAATCTCGAAAGCCGCCAATTTGGTGATTTCTATGAGGCGGTCGGCTGCAAGAAGTGCATGAACGTCGGCTACCGCGGGCGCATGGCGCTTTTTGAGACGTTGCTGTTCAGCCCGCAGGTGCGCGACGTGATCCTGACCAATCCGACGATCGGCGAGCTGCGCAAAGCCGCCGGCGAATGGATGTTCCACACGCTCGCGGGCAGCGGCTATCGCAAGGTGATCGAAGGCGTCACCACGGTGGAAGAAGTCGATCGCGTGGCGAGCCAGGGATGA
- the pilT_7 gene encoding Twitching mobility protein — protein sequence MEAHSSPEEQEGGSNPIDVHDVEVSTGSKEHHRNPNPTINRLFRACTKMGASDVHLKANQPPRFRLKGEIRKSQEPPLSTEEIESMVFEVITDRQKQFFIENGALDFAHQVPGQDRFRVNVFRQRGMTSMAARRVVKDIQDFEQLHLPPVLKEISKHHQGLILLAGITGSGKSTTIASMINYINRTRACHIVTVEDPIEYIFEDDKAFINQREIGIDVKNFHDALKYLMREDPDVVLVGEMRDRDTFEAAIHAAETGHLCFGTIHASTAAQTISRILDLFPEDGRAQVRQALVFNLKAIVCQKLLPSIHPERSRVPCCEIMINNPSVRKLIAESRDFEITTVLKNSIHEGMQDFTEAIYQLIQEEYLDMKLALEVAPNPEELKMRLKGIRSKAAAIL from the coding sequence ATGGAAGCGCATTCCAGTCCGGAAGAGCAGGAAGGCGGCTCAAACCCGATCGACGTTCACGACGTGGAGGTCAGCACGGGTTCGAAGGAACATCACCGCAATCCGAATCCGACGATCAACCGATTGTTCCGCGCCTGCACGAAGATGGGCGCGAGCGACGTCCACCTGAAGGCGAATCAGCCGCCGCGTTTTCGGCTCAAGGGCGAAATCCGCAAGAGCCAGGAGCCGCCGCTCTCGACCGAGGAGATCGAGTCGATGGTCTTCGAGGTGATCACCGACCGGCAGAAGCAATTCTTCATTGAGAATGGTGCGCTGGACTTTGCGCACCAGGTTCCGGGGCAGGATCGGTTTCGCGTGAACGTCTTCCGCCAGCGCGGCATGACGTCCATGGCGGCGCGGCGCGTCGTGAAAGACATTCAGGACTTCGAGCAGTTGCACCTGCCGCCGGTGCTGAAGGAAATCTCCAAGCATCATCAGGGGCTGATTCTGCTGGCCGGCATCACCGGCTCGGGCAAGAGCACAACGATTGCCTCGATGATCAACTACATCAATCGCACGCGCGCCTGCCACATCGTGACGGTGGAAGACCCGATCGAGTACATTTTCGAGGACGACAAGGCGTTCATTAACCAGCGCGAGATCGGCATCGACGTGAAGAACTTTCACGACGCGCTCAAGTACCTCATGCGCGAAGACCCCGACGTGGTGCTCGTCGGCGAAATGCGCGATCGGGACACGTTTGAGGCCGCCATTCACGCCGCCGAAACGGGCCACCTGTGCTTCGGCACGATTCACGCATCGACCGCCGCGCAGACCATCTCGCGCATTCTTGACTTGTTCCCCGAGGACGGCCGGGCGCAGGTCCGCCAGGCGCTGGTGTTCAATCTGAAGGCGATTGTCTGTCAGAAGCTGTTGCCCAGCATTCACCCGGAGCGATCGCGCGTGCCGTGTTGCGAGATCATGATCAACAACCCGTCGGTGCGGAAGCTGATCGCCGAGAGCCGGGATTTTGAAATCACCACGGTGCTCAAGAACAGCATCCACGAAGGCATGCAGGACTTCACCGAGGCGATTTACCAGCTCATTCAGGAAGAGTACCTGGACATGAAGCTGGCACTGGAAGTCGCCCCGAACCCCGAAGAGTTGAAGATGCGACTGAAGGGGATTCGCTCCAAGGCGGCGGCGATCCTGTAA
- a CDS encoding outer membrane biogenesis protein BamB, which translates to MPEFSVRIRLRRPGYNPAMTTTPTLNAGLPLDQRPVPRKRVVLPLLLLLYPVGMALMWRRTAWRAGTKSALSVLFAPVFVLLVLLCLMPWWDFTGDLGWTSFSLDFTKGPGQYNQLEAHRAQQKDTIKPGAASVARNVPDWTDFRGPKRDGIVASTISLDWGTKPPRQVYRQPVGEGYSSFVLGGGRAYTMEQRRGDEALVCYDAATGREHWTMQYPAYFRETLGGDGPRATPTLDRDRVYSLGAEGHLFCVKATSGEVIWNRHVLKDFGGENLTWAMSGSPLIVGDTVLVTSSGVGAPALQAYDKLTGKPRWNADVGRQGYTSLVTATLLGTRQVLNLAASSLVAIDPANGKTLWTFPWPTSMGINCSQPIPVGEDHVFVSAGYGHGCALVKLARDGEKFTAKEVWSSIKMKNKFSASVIYGGHIYGLDEGSLACLNLDTGERKWKGKSYGHGNLLLVAGSPADASPAHLIVLSEEGELALVRAMPEKFEELGTVQALKGRTWNNFTLAGTLLLARNHKEMVAYDLAP; encoded by the coding sequence ATGCCCGAATTCAGCGTCCGCATTCGCCTCCGCCGTCCGGGCTACAATCCCGCCATGACCACCACCCCGACTCTCAATGCGGGCCTGCCGCTCGATCAGCGACCGGTGCCGCGCAAGCGCGTCGTCCTCCCGTTGCTGCTTCTGCTTTATCCGGTGGGCATGGCCCTGATGTGGCGCAGGACCGCCTGGCGCGCCGGCACGAAGTCCGCATTGAGCGTTCTGTTCGCCCCGGTGTTCGTGCTGCTTGTGCTGCTTTGCCTCATGCCGTGGTGGGATTTCACCGGCGATCTGGGCTGGACCAGCTTCTCGCTCGACTTCACGAAAGGCCCGGGGCAATACAACCAGCTCGAAGCGCATCGCGCGCAGCAGAAGGACACCATCAAGCCCGGCGCGGCATCCGTCGCACGGAACGTCCCGGACTGGACCGACTTTCGCGGGCCGAAGCGTGACGGAATCGTGGCATCAACGATCTCGCTTGACTGGGGCACAAAGCCGCCGCGCCAGGTGTATCGCCAGCCCGTCGGCGAAGGCTACTCGAGCTTTGTTCTCGGCGGCGGCCGTGCCTACACCATGGAGCAGCGCCGCGGCGATGAAGCCCTCGTCTGCTACGACGCCGCGACCGGACGCGAACACTGGACCATGCAGTACCCGGCCTATTTCCGCGAGACGCTCGGCGGCGACGGACCTCGCGCCACGCCGACGCTCGACCGCGATCGCGTCTATTCGCTCGGCGCCGAGGGCCATCTCTTTTGTGTGAAAGCAACCAGCGGCGAAGTCATCTGGAATCGGCACGTCCTGAAGGATTTCGGCGGCGAGAACCTCACCTGGGCCATGAGCGGATCGCCGCTCATTGTCGGCGACACCGTGCTCGTCACCAGTTCCGGCGTCGGCGCGCCGGCCCTTCAGGCGTATGACAAGCTGACCGGCAAGCCGCGATGGAACGCAGATGTCGGGCGACAGGGATATACGTCGCTCGTGACGGCCACGCTGCTGGGCACGCGCCAGGTGCTAAACCTCGCGGCCAGCTCGCTCGTCGCCATCGATCCGGCGAACGGGAAGACCCTTTGGACATTCCCTTGGCCGACGAGCATGGGCATCAACTGCTCGCAGCCAATCCCGGTCGGCGAAGACCACGTCTTTGTTTCGGCGGGTTACGGCCACGGCTGCGCGCTGGTGAAATTGGCGCGCGACGGCGAGAAATTCACCGCCAAAGAGGTCTGGTCCAGCATCAAGATGAAAAACAAGTTCAGCGCGTCGGTCATTTACGGCGGGCACATCTACGGCCTGGACGAAGGCTCGCTCGCGTGCCTGAACCTTGACACCGGCGAGCGCAAGTGGAAGGGCAAATCGTACGGCCACGGAAATCTGTTGCTGGTCGCGGGCAGCCCGGCAGACGCCTCGCCCGCGCATCTGATCGTGCTCTCGGAGGAGGGTGAACTGGCACTGGTCCGCGCGATGCCGGAGAAATTCGAAGAACTCGGAACCGTCCAAGCGCTCAAGGGCCGCACGTGGAACAATTTCACGCTCGCCGGCACGCTGCTTCTGGCCCGCAATCACAAAGAAATGGTGGCGTACGACCTCGCGCCGTAG
- the legG gene encoding GDP/UDP-N,N'-diacetylbacillosamine 2-epimerase (hydrolyzing), with amino-acid sequence MLSESPASHESTRQGSAERAREAESSPVWLKRIAFISTTRADAGIYTPLIEAVAAREAWEPVLLAGGTHQSPEHGQTQNEIRVPKRARLVPVDHFIPGDDPVAVACNTGAAIGAFAEAVDRLRPDLVFVLGDRAEMLAAALAATLCGTAIAHLHGGDVTRGAYDDACRHAITKLAHLHFPALPDHAARIASMGEAPWRILPTGALAVDALAKFEPLDRDRLDGILSPRDHRPLLVFVFHPQTVNAPPAAQQIAEALAGIASWDGPMLLIGPNADVGHGAVRGAMEAFVANRPAARLVASLPQAVFWSALAHAAVLVGNSSAALLEAPSLHLPAVNIGDRQAGRHRAANVIDVPSDRAAVAAAVQYASTDAFRAQTRQVVNPYGDGHAAERILAVLDRLPPREQLLVK; translated from the coding sequence ATGTTGAGCGAGTCTCCGGCGAGTCATGAATCAACCCGGCAGGGCAGCGCGGAACGCGCACGCGAGGCTGAATCCAGCCCGGTCTGGCTCAAGCGGATTGCGTTCATTTCCACGACGCGCGCCGACGCAGGCATCTACACGCCCTTGATCGAAGCGGTGGCCGCGCGGGAGGCGTGGGAGCCGGTGTTGCTCGCAGGCGGCACGCACCAGTCTCCGGAACACGGGCAGACGCAGAACGAAATTCGCGTTCCGAAGCGGGCGCGGCTGGTCCCCGTCGACCACTTCATTCCCGGTGACGATCCGGTCGCGGTGGCCTGCAACACGGGCGCGGCGATCGGCGCGTTTGCCGAAGCGGTCGATCGGTTGCGGCCCGACCTCGTGTTCGTGTTGGGCGATCGCGCGGAGATGCTGGCGGCGGCGCTGGCGGCGACGTTGTGCGGCACGGCGATCGCGCACCTGCACGGGGGCGACGTGACGCGCGGGGCGTATGACGACGCCTGTCGCCATGCGATCACCAAGCTGGCGCATCTGCATTTTCCGGCCTTGCCCGACCATGCTGCGCGGATCGCGTCCATGGGCGAGGCGCCATGGCGCATCCTGCCGACCGGAGCGCTGGCCGTTGATGCGCTGGCGAAGTTTGAACCCTTGGACCGCGACCGGCTCGATGGGATTCTGTCGCCGCGCGATCATCGGCCGTTGCTTGTGTTCGTGTTTCATCCGCAGACGGTGAACGCGCCGCCCGCCGCGCAGCAGATCGCCGAGGCGCTGGCGGGCATCGCATCGTGGGACGGCCCGATGCTGCTGATCGGCCCCAATGCCGACGTTGGCCATGGCGCGGTGCGCGGCGCGATGGAGGCGTTTGTCGCGAATCGGCCGGCCGCCCGGCTCGTGGCGTCGCTGCCGCAGGCGGTCTTCTGGAGCGCGCTGGCCCATGCGGCCGTGCTGGTCGGCAACAGCAGCGCCGCGCTGCTGGAAGCGCCGAGCCTGCATCTGCCGGCGGTGAACATCGGCGACCGACAGGCGGGCCGTCACCGCGCCGCGAACGTGATTGATGTACCGAGCGATCGCGCGGCCGTTGCGGCGGCTGTGCAGTATGCGTCGACCGATGCGTTCCGCGCGCAGACGCGGCAGGTCGTCAATCCGTACGGCGACGGGCACGCGGCCGAGCGCATTCTCGCCGTGCTGGACCGCTTGCCGCCGCGCGAGCAGTTGCTGGTGAAGTGA